A section of the Acanthochromis polyacanthus isolate Apoly-LR-REF ecotype Palm Island chromosome 1, KAUST_Apoly_ChrSc, whole genome shotgun sequence genome encodes:
- the atp6v1e1b gene encoding V-type proton ATPase subunit E 1, with the protein MALSDADVQKQIKHMMAFIEQEANEKAEEIDAKAEEEFNIEKGRLVQTQRLKIMEYYEKKEKQIEQQKKIQMSNLMNQARLKVLKARDDMISEMLNEARQRLGNVAKDPSKYPALLDGLILQGFYQLLEPKVTIRCRKQDAQLVQASIQRNIPVYKAAVKTNLEVRIDQDNFLSPDISGGIELYNGDGKIKVSNTLESRLDLMAQQMMPEIRVALFGANPNRKFLD; encoded by the exons ATGGCGCTCAGCGATGCCGACGTACAGAAGCAG ATCAAGCACATGATGGCCTTCATTGAGCAGGAGGCCAATGAGAAGGCCGAGGAGATCGATGCAAAG GCAGAAGAAGAGTTCAACATCGAGAAGGGCCGTCTGGTCCAGACCCAGAGGCTGAAGATAATGGAGTACtatgagaagaaagagaagcagattgaacagcagaagaaaat TCAAATGTCAAACCTGATGAACCAGGCTCGACTGAAGGTGCTGAAGGCCCGCGATGACATGATCTCG GAAATGCTGAATGAGGCTCGCCAGCGGCTCGGAAACGTCGCTAAAGACCCGTCCAAGTATCCAGCTCTGTTGGACGGATTGATCTTACAG GGCTTCTATCAGCTTCTGGAGCCCAAAGTGACCATTCGCTGCCGTAAACAGGACGCACAGCTGGTACAG GCGTCCATCCAGAGGAACATCCCcgtttataaagcagctgtgaagaCCAACCTGGAGGTTCGCATCGACCAGGACAACTTCCTGTCCCCAGACAT CTCTGGAGGTATTGAGCTCTATAACGGCGACGGGAAGATCAAGGTGTCCAACACCCTGGAGAGCAGACTGGACCTCATGGCTCAGCAG ATGATGCCTGAAATCCGAGTGGCTCTCTTTGGCGCCAACCCGAACCGCAAGTTTCTGGACTGA